The following coding sequences are from one Phenylobacterium glaciei window:
- a CDS encoding DUF1223 domain-containing protein, with amino-acid sequence MRNVALFSLLVSALPLCAQAKSPVVVELYTAQGCASCGQANAYVGKLAEKPGVLALTFSVDYWDYLGWEDTFAKPAFGERQKAYVARLNLREPYTPQVVIDGRAQVGGLQDDKIDKLVSDAAHAGKRGPDMAFIGQRRVDVGSGVLPRGGAEVWLVRYDPREQDVAVRKGDNKGQTVPHRNVVVEIKRLGAWRGRPTAYRMPAASAEGLATAVIVQSPHGGRVLAAAQKD; translated from the coding sequence ATGCGTAACGTCGCGCTCTTCAGCCTGCTGGTCTCCGCCCTGCCGCTCTGCGCGCAGGCCAAGTCGCCCGTGGTCGTCGAACTCTATACCGCCCAGGGGTGCGCCTCCTGCGGGCAAGCCAACGCCTATGTCGGCAAGCTGGCCGAGAAGCCGGGCGTGCTCGCGCTCACCTTCTCCGTGGACTACTGGGACTATCTGGGCTGGGAAGACACCTTCGCCAAGCCGGCCTTCGGCGAGCGGCAGAAGGCCTATGTGGCCCGCCTGAACCTGCGCGAACCCTACACCCCCCAGGTGGTCATCGACGGCCGCGCCCAGGTGGGCGGCCTGCAGGACGACAAGATCGACAAGCTGGTCTCCGACGCCGCCCATGCCGGCAAGCGCGGCCCGGACATGGCCTTCATCGGCCAGCGCCGGGTGGATGTCGGCTCAGGCGTTCTGCCGCGTGGCGGGGCCGAGGTCTGGCTGGTGCGCTACGATCCGCGCGAGCAGGACGTCGCTGTCCGCAAGGGCGACAACAAGGGCCAGACCGTGCCTCATCGCAACGTGGTGGTGGAGATCAAGCGCCTGGGCGCCTGGCGCGGCAGGCCCACCGCCTATCGCATGCCCGCCGCCTCGGCCGAGGGCCTGGCCACCGCAGTGATCGTCCAGAGCCCCCACGGCGGCCGGGTGCTGGCCGCGGCGCAAAAGGACTAG
- a CDS encoding DUF2237 family protein — MTIRYDEDAKNVLGGELIPCSLDPVTGFFRNGCCETGPADTGIHTVCAVMTADFLEYSKSMGNDLSTPVPDFAFPGLKPGDRWCLCAPRWKEALDAGAAPHLVLEATHEETLAIVPLGILKDYAFKA; from the coding sequence ATGACCATTCGATACGACGAGGATGCAAAAAACGTGCTGGGCGGGGAGCTGATCCCCTGTTCGCTGGATCCCGTCACCGGCTTCTTCCGCAACGGCTGCTGCGAGACCGGGCCGGCCGACACCGGCATCCACACGGTCTGCGCGGTGATGACCGCCGATTTCCTCGAATATTCGAAGTCGATGGGCAACGACCTTTCGACGCCGGTTCCCGACTTCGCCTTCCCGGGCCTGAAGCCTGGCGACCGCTGGTGCCTGTGCGCGCCGCGCTGGAAAGAGGCGCTGGACGCCGGCGCCGCGCCGCACCTGGTGCTGGAGGCGACCCACGAGGAGACCCTGGCCATCGTGCCGCTGGGCATCCTGAAGGACTACGCGTTCAAGGCTTGA
- a CDS encoding DUF2794 domain-containing protein codes for MALDQPHQTPGVASVFFERREFQRILNLYGRMVSAGEWRDYAIDAHTEACSFSVFRKATEAPLYRIEKRPALAQRQGAWAVIGQGGVILKRGHDLEQVLRVFDKGRFKVVD; via the coding sequence ATGGCGTTGGATCAGCCCCACCAGACCCCCGGGGTCGCGAGCGTCTTCTTTGAGCGCCGCGAGTTCCAGCGCATCCTCAACCTCTATGGCCGCATGGTCTCCGCCGGCGAGTGGCGCGACTACGCCATCGACGCCCACACCGAGGCCTGCTCCTTCTCGGTGTTCCGCAAGGCCACCGAGGCGCCGCTCTACCGCATCGAGAAGCGCCCCGCCCTGGCCCAGCGCCAGGGGGCCTGGGCCGTCATCGGCCAGGGCGGGGTGATCCTCAAGCGCGGCCACGACCTGGAGCAGGTGCTGCGGGTCTTCGACAAGGGCCGCTTCAAGGTGGTGGACTAG
- a CDS encoding malate dehydrogenase — protein MTTKTPIRVAVTGAAGNIGYALLFRIASGEMFGKDQPLILQLLEIPVEGPQKALKGVAMELEDCAFPLLQDMVLTGEADVAFKDVNWALLVGSKPRGPGMERADLLKDNGKIFIAQGQSIDKVAADDARVAVVGNPCNTNVMIAASQAKRLPKDRFTAMVRLDENRGRAQLAKKAGVDIGQVSDLFIYGNHSPTMFADFTHAKIGGKAAADVIGDEAWLKNDFLPAVGKRGAAIIEARGVSSAASAANALVDHVHDLVTPGKIHSVAVESQGRYGFADGVWAGMPVKTTATGYDVITTYEMDDFAKSKIALTNDELVGERDTVKDMIG, from the coding sequence ATGACCACCAAGACCCCCATCCGCGTGGCGGTCACCGGCGCGGCCGGCAACATCGGCTACGCCCTCCTCTTCCGCATCGCCTCGGGCGAGATGTTCGGCAAGGATCAGCCGCTGATCCTGCAACTGCTGGAAATCCCGGTCGAAGGCCCGCAGAAGGCCCTGAAGGGCGTGGCCATGGAACTGGAGGACTGCGCCTTCCCGCTGCTCCAGGACATGGTCCTGACCGGCGAGGCCGACGTGGCCTTCAAGGACGTGAATTGGGCCCTGCTGGTGGGCTCCAAACCCCGTGGCCCCGGTATGGAACGGGCCGACCTGCTGAAGGACAACGGCAAGATCTTCATCGCCCAGGGCCAGTCCATCGATAAGGTGGCCGCCGACGACGCCCGCGTGGCCGTGGTGGGCAACCCCTGCAACACCAACGTGATGATCGCCGCCAGCCAGGCCAAGCGCCTGCCCAAGGACCGCTTCACCGCCATGGTCCGCCTCGATGAGAACCGCGGCCGCGCCCAGCTGGCCAAGAAGGCCGGCGTGGACATCGGCCAGGTCTCCGACCTGTTCATCTACGGCAACCACAGCCCGACCATGTTCGCCGACTTCACCCACGCCAAGATCGGCGGCAAGGCCGCCGCCGACGTCATCGGTGACGAAGCCTGGCTGAAGAACGACTTCCTGCCGGCCGTCGGCAAGCGCGGCGCGGCCATCATCGAGGCCCGCGGCGTCTCCTCGGCCGCCTCGGCCGCCAACGCCCTGGTCGACCACGTCCACGACCTGGTGACCCCGGGCAAGATCCACTCGGTGGCCGTGGAAAGCCAAGGCCGCTACGGCTTCGCCGACGGCGTCTGGGCCGGCATGCCGGTGAAGACCACCGCCACCGGCTACGACGTCATCACCACCTACGAGATGGACGACTTCGCCAAGAGCAAGATCGCGCTGACCAACGACGAACTGGTGGGTGAGCGCGACACCGTCAAGGACATGATCGGCTAA
- a CDS encoding HpcH/HpaI aldolase/citrate lyase family protein, translating into MIAVRPRRSALYMPAANARAIEKARDLACDVVILDLEDAVAPDAKDLARTQAVEAVKAGGFGRREVVIRVNGLDTPWGAADLAAASAARPAAILAPKVSSPADVAAYDQALTGDTRLWVMIETCAALFALDAIAASARTSRLDTFVIGTNDLAKEMRCRLTVDRAPLLGPLSLSVAAARAHGLTILDGVYNSIEDEGGLARQCAQGAEFGFDGKTLIHPKQIETANAAFSPAADEVHWAHIIVAAFDSPENASKGVLRVEGRMVERLHLAQAQRLIAVSAAIAAA; encoded by the coding sequence GTGATCGCCGTCCGGCCGCGCCGCAGCGCCCTCTACATGCCCGCCGCCAATGCGCGCGCCATCGAAAAGGCCCGCGACCTGGCCTGTGACGTGGTGATCCTCGACCTGGAGGACGCTGTCGCGCCGGACGCCAAGGACCTGGCCCGCACGCAGGCGGTCGAGGCCGTGAAGGCCGGGGGCTTTGGCCGCCGCGAGGTGGTGATCCGGGTCAACGGCCTCGACACCCCCTGGGGCGCGGCCGACCTGGCCGCCGCGTCGGCCGCCCGGCCCGCCGCCATCCTGGCACCCAAGGTCTCCAGCCCTGCCGATGTCGCCGCCTACGATCAGGCGCTGACTGGCGACACCCGCCTGTGGGTGATGATCGAGACCTGCGCCGCCCTCTTCGCCCTGGACGCCATCGCCGCCTCGGCGCGGACCAGCCGCCTGGATACCTTCGTGATCGGGACCAACGACCTGGCCAAGGAGATGCGCTGCCGGCTCACCGTCGACCGCGCGCCGCTCCTGGGCCCGCTTTCACTCAGCGTCGCCGCCGCCCGGGCCCACGGCCTGACCATCCTGGACGGGGTCTACAACAGCATCGAGGACGAGGGTGGCCTGGCTCGCCAGTGCGCGCAGGGGGCGGAGTTCGGGTTTGACGGCAAGACCCTGATCCACCCGAAACAGATCGAAACCGCCAACGCCGCTTTTTCTCCGGCCGCCGACGAGGTGCATTGGGCGCACATAATTGTCGCCGCCTTCGATTCGCCGGAAAACGCGTCTAAGGGCGTGCTTCGAGTCGAGGGACGTATGGTGGAGCGGTTGCATCTGGCGCAGGCGCAGCGTCTGATCGCTGTGTCGGCGGCGATCGCCGCCGCGTGA
- a CDS encoding HIT domain-containing protein yields MFQIDPAFVATSHALGELTLCELRLQDDARYPWLVLIPRGVALREIEDLMAMERAQLMDEIVHAGRALRVLGEALGVPVEKLNVGALGNVTPQLHVHVVGRRHDDPAWPGPVWGHSPAEPYTSDELAYAVETARRALGL; encoded by the coding sequence ATGTTCCAGATCGACCCCGCCTTCGTCGCCACCTCCCACGCGCTCGGCGAGCTGACACTGTGCGAGCTCCGGCTGCAGGACGACGCCCGCTATCCCTGGCTGGTGCTGATTCCCAGGGGCGTGGCCTTGCGGGAAATCGAGGACCTGATGGCGATGGAGCGGGCGCAGCTGATGGACGAGATCGTCCACGCGGGCCGGGCCTTGCGGGTTCTGGGCGAGGCCCTGGGCGTCCCGGTGGAAAAGCTGAACGTCGGCGCCCTGGGCAATGTGACGCCCCAGCTCCACGTCCATGTGGTGGGGCGCCGCCACGACGATCCGGCCTGGCCAGGCCCGGTCTGGGGACACAGCCCGGCGGAGCCCTATACATCAGACGAGTTGGCCTATGCGGTGGAGACCGCGCGGCGGGCCCTGGGGCTCTAG
- a CDS encoding Bax inhibitor-1/YccA family protein, protein MSDFNRGAARTIPADRADMSVDAGLRSFMLGVYNKVALGLLLSAGLGYLTGSFAPVRDLMFTVSNGRVGYSILGMVVAFAPLAIILFGAFTKNVTPKAAGITYWAVVSAIGASMGVLVLRYTGASIASTFLLTATAFGALSLVGYTTKKNLTGMGSFLIMGLWGLIGAMLINMFLQNSMMSLLINVIGLLIFAGLTAYDTQKLKMTYYELGGDQSAMSVATSYGALQLYLDFINMFQFLLALFGSRR, encoded by the coding sequence ATGAGCGACTTCAACCGCGGCGCTGCTCGCACGATCCCCGCGGATCGCGCCGACATGTCGGTGGACGCGGGACTTCGCAGCTTCATGCTCGGCGTCTACAACAAGGTGGCCCTTGGCCTCCTGCTGTCGGCCGGCCTGGGTTACCTGACGGGGTCCTTCGCGCCGGTGCGCGACCTGATGTTCACCGTTTCCAATGGCCGGGTCGGCTATTCTATCCTGGGCATGGTGGTGGCCTTCGCCCCGCTGGCGATCATCCTGTTCGGCGCTTTCACCAAGAACGTCACCCCCAAGGCGGCGGGCATCACCTACTGGGCCGTGGTCAGCGCCATCGGCGCCTCCATGGGCGTGCTGGTGCTGCGTTATACCGGCGCCTCCATCGCCTCGACCTTCCTGCTGACGGCCACGGCTTTCGGCGCTTTGTCGCTGGTGGGTTACACCACCAAGAAGAACCTGACCGGCATGGGCAGCTTCCTGATCATGGGCCTCTGGGGCCTGATCGGCGCCATGCTGATCAACATGTTCCTGCAGAACTCGATGATGAGCCTGCTGATCAACGTGATCGGCCTGCTGATCTTCGCCGGCCTGACCGCCTACGACACCCAGAAGCTGAAGATGACCTATTACGAGCTGGGCGGCGACCAGTCGGCGATGAGCGTGGCCACCAGCTACGGCGCGCTGCAGCTGTACCTGGACTTCATCAACATGTTCCAGTTCCTGCTCGCCCTGTTCGGCAGCCGCCGCTAA
- the thpR gene encoding RNA 2',3'-cyclic phosphodiesterase translates to MIRLFVAVAVPPELAPGLQARQSGIAGANWRPAEAFHITLRFVGEVREDVADDLHLELERVAAAPMTLELEGVGAFGEGPELHAVWAGVKENEPLRRLAKACETAARRSGLKAEARAYRPHVTLAYLKRPDPVEVVAWLSANALLKSPPFEVKSFGLYSSLLLSGGSRYQLEQIYRLR, encoded by the coding sequence ATGATCCGCCTCTTCGTCGCCGTCGCCGTTCCGCCCGAGCTCGCCCCGGGCCTGCAGGCCCGCCAGAGCGGGATCGCCGGCGCCAACTGGCGGCCGGCCGAGGCCTTCCACATCACCCTGCGGTTCGTCGGCGAAGTGCGCGAGGACGTGGCCGACGACCTGCACCTGGAACTGGAGCGCGTCGCCGCGGCCCCCATGACCTTGGAGCTGGAGGGGGTGGGCGCGTTCGGCGAGGGGCCGGAGCTGCACGCCGTCTGGGCCGGGGTGAAGGAAAACGAGCCCTTACGCCGCCTGGCCAAGGCCTGCGAGACCGCCGCTCGACGCTCGGGCCTCAAGGCCGAAGCCCGCGCCTACCGGCCCCACGTGACGCTGGCCTATCTGAAGCGGCCCGATCCCGTGGAGGTCGTGGCCTGGCTGTCGGCCAACGCCCTGCTGAAATCCCCGCCCTTCGAAGTGAAAAGCTTTGGCCTCTATTCCAGCCTGCTGCTCAGCGGCGGCTCCCGCTACCAGCTGGAGCAGATCTACAGGCTGCGGTGA